The following coding sequences are from one Leptolyngbya sp. NIES-3755 window:
- a CDS encoding ATP-binding protein of ferrichrome ABC transporter (similar to AA sequence:cyanobase_aa:LBDG_49840) produces the protein MSLSAALTAQNLTLGYDGTSIVQDLTLAIPPGKITALVGANGCGKSTLLRGLARLLKPVSGAVYLDSKSIFSRSTKEVAQQLGLLPQNPIAPEGLTVKDLVAQGRYPYQNWLQQWSTQDQRIVQRALEITDLVEFGDRALDTLSGGQRQRAWIAMALAQDTEILLLDEPTTFLDLAHQIEVLDLLYDLNQQQRRTIVMVLHDLNQACRYADYLVAVKDGKVFAAGNPQSVMTEKFVQAVFNLECRVFPDPIAGTPMCIPISQKAREQQ, from the coding sequence ATGTCTTTATCCGCAGCACTCACCGCTCAAAATCTCACACTTGGCTACGACGGAACCTCGATCGTTCAAGATTTGACTCTAGCAATTCCACCTGGAAAAATCACCGCTTTAGTCGGGGCAAACGGCTGTGGAAAATCAACACTCTTACGCGGATTAGCCAGGTTACTAAAACCTGTAAGCGGAGCAGTGTATTTGGACAGCAAATCGATTTTTAGTCGATCGACCAAAGAAGTTGCACAACAATTAGGACTCCTGCCGCAAAATCCGATCGCGCCTGAAGGATTGACGGTCAAGGATTTAGTCGCTCAGGGACGATATCCCTATCAAAACTGGTTGCAACAATGGTCTACTCAAGATCAAAGGATTGTGCAAAGAGCATTAGAGATTACTGATCTAGTAGAATTTGGCGATCGCGCTTTAGATACGCTCTCCGGTGGACAACGCCAACGAGCTTGGATTGCAATGGCGCTCGCACAAGATACCGAAATTCTTTTACTGGATGAACCGACAACCTTTCTAGACCTCGCGCATCAAATTGAAGTTTTAGATTTGCTCTATGACCTAAATCAGCAGCAGAGAAGAACGATCGTGATGGTACTGCACGATCTGAATCAGGCTTGTCGCTATGCCGATTATTTGGTCGCGGTCAAGGATGGGAAAGTGTTTGCAGCAGGTAATCCCCAATCGGTAATGACTGAGAAGTTTGTGCAAGCTGTATTTAACTTAGAGTGTCGAGTGTTTCCAGATCCGATCGCAGGCACACCCATGTGCATTCCCATTAGTCAGAAAGCGCGGGAACAGCAATAA
- a CDS encoding iron compound ABC transporter permease (similar to AA sequence:cyanobase_aa:LBDG_49730) yields MILALSKGSVSLSLVEVWQALLKRGDATHQTIIWDLRIPRIVAGVLVGASLGLSGAMLQAMLRNSLADSFVLGISSGAGLVAVVVITTICTLLLFPRFLTNGNAHGCACDRIWKHSTL; encoded by the coding sequence ATGATTCTTGCCTTATCTAAAGGTTCAGTATCGCTGAGCCTAGTAGAAGTCTGGCAAGCTTTACTCAAGCGGGGTGATGCGACTCATCAAACAATCATTTGGGACTTGAGAATTCCTCGAATTGTTGCAGGAGTGCTAGTTGGGGCATCTCTAGGGCTTTCTGGTGCGATGCTCCAAGCGATGCTGCGGAACAGTTTGGCAGATTCCTTTGTGTTAGGGATTTCTTCAGGTGCGGGACTGGTCGCAGTCGTTGTTATTACGACCATCTGCACATTATTGCTGTTCCCGCGCTTTCTGACTAATGGGAATGCACATGGGTGTGCCTGCGATCGGATCTGGAAACACTCGACACTCTAA
- a CDS encoding hypothetical protein (hypothetical protein OSCI_2750009;~similar to AA sequence:cyanobase_aa:LBDG_49790): protein MSDATNYQQIMSFVPEVVEQRKKETARLKRFLPFSFTGAIALHLLLIPLFFLLWKPLTQPTVAEEEIEIIAEDQPDEPPPENESATDAGGSGGGSEQFALFNPNPSAPPPPDAVAIAQAPPESAIEPVPEPEIAEPEIAEQIPPTPAPTPSPSPSPTPTPSPTPDPTPSPSPSPSPSPSPSPTPTPSPSPNPTPSPNPSTTPTAQTSPQPGQTNPASANSAVAAQSNNAQTPGTSTGTGNGTGNGSGNGTGDGIGNRGTGNGIGNGTGNGTGNSTGSGQQGKPSPSPQTTAIREAPPRESSDQPARSRRNRPRCKDNCNLDDYLGAEGSARFDFDVDKDGNVTNVRLRTSSGNAEVDRKAEEAIRRRRYESSESGFQGQRIRVTSEQEGSDFQRQNADRRRQEEQERAAREAERAAQERLEQERIQREAQQQKPPAAATEPTTPPQSSPSSPAPTTPPPPEPAPTPAPPPEPVAPTPEAPPEPAPEPAAPAPEPAPEPVAPPEAPPPEPAPEPVAPAPEPAAPPPEPAPAESPPATP from the coding sequence ATGTCTGATGCAACTAATTATCAACAAATCATGAGTTTCGTTCCAGAAGTCGTCGAGCAACGGAAGAAAGAAACTGCGCGTCTGAAACGGTTTTTGCCCTTCAGTTTCACAGGAGCGATCGCGCTGCATTTGCTCCTGATCCCTTTGTTCTTTCTGCTCTGGAAGCCGCTCACGCAACCAACTGTTGCCGAAGAAGAAATCGAAATTATTGCAGAAGATCAGCCCGACGAACCACCTCCTGAAAATGAGTCTGCAACTGACGCAGGTGGCAGCGGTGGCGGCAGTGAGCAATTTGCGCTGTTTAATCCGAATCCCAGCGCTCCTCCTCCACCGGATGCGGTTGCGATCGCACAAGCTCCTCCCGAATCTGCGATCGAACCCGTTCCAGAACCAGAGATTGCAGAACCAGAAATCGCAGAACAAATTCCACCTACTCCAGCCCCGACTCCCAGCCCTTCACCGAGTCCCACGCCAACCCCTAGTCCCACCCCTGATCCCACACCAAGTCCTAGCCCTTCACCAAGTCCTAGCCCTTCACCAAGTCCGACCCCAACGCCCAGCCCTTCACCCAATCCAACCCCTTCACCCAATCCATCCACAACACCCACTGCCCAAACCAGCCCCCAGCCTGGACAAACTAATCCTGCATCTGCAAACAGCGCAGTTGCGGCTCAGTCAAATAATGCACAAACGCCTGGAACCAGCACCGGAACCGGAAATGGTACGGGAAATGGTTCTGGCAACGGAACGGGTGACGGCATCGGAAATCGTGGAACCGGAAACGGGATTGGTAATGGAACTGGAAACGGAACCGGAAACAGCACAGGCTCCGGACAACAAGGAAAACCGAGTCCATCTCCCCAAACCACTGCCATTCGTGAAGCTCCGCCGCGTGAGTCATCGGATCAGCCTGCTCGATCGCGCCGTAATCGTCCCCGGTGCAAAGATAACTGCAACTTAGACGACTATCTAGGTGCAGAGGGTTCAGCACGGTTCGATTTCGATGTGGATAAAGACGGTAATGTAACCAACGTGCGGTTGAGAACATCGAGCGGGAATGCCGAAGTCGATCGCAAAGCTGAAGAAGCCATCCGGCGGCGCAGATACGAATCCTCAGAAAGTGGTTTCCAAGGTCAACGAATCCGGGTAACTTCTGAGCAAGAAGGTTCCGATTTTCAGCGTCAAAATGCCGATCGTCGTCGCCAAGAAGAACAAGAACGGGCAGCCCGTGAAGCCGAACGAGCCGCACAAGAACGCCTAGAGCAAGAACGCATCCAACGCGAAGCCCAACAGCAAAAACCACCTGCTGCTGCGACTGAACCTACTACACCGCCTCAAAGTTCGCCATCGTCTCCTGCACCAACCACCCCACCACCACCGGAGCCTGCACCAACTCCTGCGCCCCCGCCAGAACCCGTTGCACCAACTCCAGAAGCACCGCCAGAGCCTGCACCCGAACCTGCTGCACCAGCACCCGAACCCGCGCCAGAACCCGTTGCGCCACCAGAAGCGCCTCCACCAGAGCCTGCACCGGAACCTGTTGCACCAGCACCCGAACCTGCCGCGCCTCCACCAGAGCCTGCACCTGCTGAATCTCCCCCTGCTACGCCCTAA